A portion of the Elephas maximus indicus isolate mEleMax1 chromosome 13, mEleMax1 primary haplotype, whole genome shotgun sequence genome contains these proteins:
- the RPS27L gene encoding 40S ribosomal protein S27-like: MPLARDLLHPSLEDEKKKHKKKRLVQSPNSYFMDVKCPGCYKITTVFSHAQTVVLCVGCSTVLCQPTGGKARLTEGCSFRRKQH; the protein is encoded by the exons ATGCCT ttggcTAGAGATTTACTACATCCGTCCTTggaggatgaaaagaaaaaacataaaaagaaacgaCTAGTTCAAAGCCCAAATTCTTATTTTATGGATGTAAAATGTCCAG gttgctaCAAGATCACCACGGTTTTCAGCCATGCTCAGACAGTGGTTCTTTGTGTAGGTTGTTCAACAGTGTTGTGCCAGCCTACAGGAGGAAAAGCCAGGCTCACAGAAG GTTGTTCATTTAGAAGAAAGCAACACTAA